One stretch of Arachis duranensis cultivar V14167 chromosome 1, aradu.V14167.gnm2.J7QH, whole genome shotgun sequence DNA includes these proteins:
- the LOC107493131 gene encoding putative F-box protein At1g67623 — MAGSSQKGKKRVDISLQHESSLDLLPREIWSCIAPMVASNSIQDLFNMQAMCKVFLGAASSDTVYKRATMYKPLAHFLSHLNGPERRFLERCAEVGNVDAIFQQGFVDYFPLGLRDKGMELLARAFAEGSVEAGYLCAMLLMYHHEDEEEVQMGVQMMEDIRISGQLESYSKFFSGISKDVVVLLLEMYAPG, encoded by the coding sequence ATGGCCGGAAGTTCCCAGAAGGGCAAAAAGAGAGTGGACATATCCCTTCAGCACGAATCTTCGCTGGATCTTCTTCCTCGTGAAATATGGTCATGTATTGCCCCGATGGTTGCTTCAAATTCAATTCAGGATCTGTTCAACATGCAGGCAATGTGTAAGGTGTTCCTCGGTGCGGCGAGTTCAGACACTGTTTACAAGCGTGCGACGATGTATAAACCGTTAGCGCACTTTTTATCTCACCTCAACGGGCCTGAAAGGAGATTCCTTGAACGCTGCGCGGAAGTAGGAAATGTGGATGCTATATTCCAACAGGGGTTCGTGGATTATTTCCCGTTGGGCCTCCGTGACAAAGGGATGGAACTGCTTGCTAGGGCCTTTGCGGAGGGCAGCGTCGAAGCAGGTTACCTGTGTGCCATGTTGCTAATGTACCATCATGAAGATGAGGAAGAAGTGCAAATGGGTGTTCAAATGATGGAAGATATTCGTATTTCTGGGCAGCTCGAGAGCTACAGCAAGTTCTTCAGCGGCATTTCCAAAGATGTCGTTGTGCTCTTGTTAGAAATGTATGCACCTGGATGA